A stretch of DNA from Mesorhizobium onobrychidis:
TCGATCTCTCGGAAATGCGCGAGGTCGCGAGATGCGCGCAGCCCCCCGAAGTGCTAGCCTTGGCCAAGCGGTGCCACGACTGACCGGGCCATTCTGGATGCGCCGACGAAACGATCCGGCAGCGAAAAAGGCATCCGGGCCTGGAAACTGGGAAAGACGGTGGGCAACCGACACTACTGCCGGGTTTGTCGAGTGAGCGACACGGGTTGTCGGCTTGGCTCCTGCTCTCCCCATCATTCAAGTCATTGAATAGTATCGAGAACACTTTTCTGGGGCTTTTCCTGCGCAGTTGGCACGACTTTTGAAGCTTCCTTCTAGAATGGCGGCAGGAGCTGCCGACCGATTTCACGTCGTGGATAATATCGCGATCGATGGAACGAAGGGAGGAAAGCAGCATGCCACATCTGCGTCGGCTGCCTATACCATCGGAAAGAGGGCGTGACATGCGGAACCCGGGCGGCAATACAAGCGAATGTGTATCTACGCTTCGTGACCTCATTTGCACCGGTGACGGACCGTCATTCCTTATGGAAGCCCATGACGCGCTCTCCGCGGCGATCGCGCAGCGGTCCGGTTTCAAGGCGCTATGGGCGTCCGGCCTCTCGATCTCCTCCATCCTCGGCTACCGCGATGCGAACGAGGCCTCTTGGACCCAGGTGGTCGACGTCGTGGAACGGATGGCGGACGCAGCGGAAATTCCAATCCTCGTCGACGGAGATAGCGGATTCGGCAATTTCAACAATGCCCGTCTTCTCGCTCGCAAGCTGCGGCAGCACGGCGCGAGCGGCGTTTGCCTCGAAGACAAGGCGTTCCCGAAGATGAACTCCTTCGTCGGTGACCGCCATCCGCTGGCGGAGATCGGCGAGTTCTGCGGTCGCCTGAAGGCGGTCAAGGACCAGGTTCCGGATCCGGAGTTCGTTCTCGTCGCTCGAATCGAGGCGCTGATCGCCGGATACAGTCAGCAGGAGGCGCTTGCACGAGCGAACGCCTATGCGGACGCCGGCGCCGATGCGATCCTGATCCACTCCTGCAAGTCCGATGCGGAGGAGATCTTCACCTTCACGCGAGCCTGGCAGAACCGACTGCCCGTCGTGATCGTACCGACAAAATACCACCGTACGCCCGTTGCTGATTATCGGGCGGCCGGTATTTCCACCGTCATCTGGGCCAACCACAACGTGCGCGCCGCGATCTCGGCGATGCGTCAGGTGTGCGACCGCATCATCCAGGAAGAGAGCATTGCCGGTGTCGAAGGTGAAGTCGCGACGCTCGACGAGCTGTTCGAACTGATGAACTACGGCGAGCTCTCAGCGGCAAATGAGAAATACCTTCCTCGGGCAGTGGACGGCCAAGGACCGCAGCGAGGGGTTCCTTCGAAAAGGATGGATGGAGACGCGCATGTTGGCGCAACGGACAAACTTGTTTAGATCGTCGGGGACAGCGGCCGCCCGCGCCGCGGCGAAGGCTGCCGCTGATGCCGGGGTGGAGATTGTTGATCTCACGGCCGGCGAGATCTGGAGCGATCTGGCACCGACGATCCGGGACGGAGCGATCGAGGCGATTCGACAAGGCGTGAACCGCTACACTGACACAATCGGCTCGATGGAGTTGCGCGAGGCGCTGGCACGGAAGGTATCAGTCGAGACGGGGCAGCTTTGGCGGGCCGATGAGCTGGCCGTGACGAACGGCGCCAAGCAGGCTCTTTTCAACGTGGCGATGACGCTGATCAATCCCGGCGACCAGGTCATCATTCCCGCGCCCTACTGGACAACATTCCCAGCGCAGGTTCAGATCGCCGGCGGCACCCCAGTACATATCGACACGCGAGGAAACGGCTACGTTCCACGGATCGACGACATCCAACGCGTAATCACGCCGCTAACCCGGGCCATCGTCGTCAACACGCCCGCCAACCCCAGCGGCGCCGTCTACGACGCGGAGACTCTTTCGGGCATCGCCCAGCTGGCGATGGATCGGGACCTCTGGATCATCTTCGATGAATGTTACGGCCCCTTCACCCATGATGGCCATCGGCATCATCCGGTTGTGTCACTGACCCCCGAGGTCCGGACCCGGACGGTGATCGTCAATGCCTTCTCCAAAAGCCTGGCCCTCACCGGCTGGCGCGTTGGCTATCTCGTTGCGCCGAAAGAACTGATCTCGGCTGTCAAGGCGCTTCAGTCGCACACGACATCGAACCCGAATGTAGTTGCCCAGCATGCCGTGCTGCACCACCTCCGTGAGGGAGATGGCGCCTTTGAAGCCCGGCTCAAGTGTCGATTGACGGCGGCGCGGCAGGCTGGGCTTACTGCCCTCTCCGAGCTGCAGCTCGTGCCGATACCTGAAGCACAGGGCGGGTTCTATTTCTATCTCGATCTGTCCAGCCTGTTGCGGCCGACGCTCGCCAATGATGACGCCAGGACAGCCGACGACATCGTGGCCGCGCTGCTCGCCCAGGCCGGCGTGGCCGGCGTGTCAGGCACTGCCTTCGGTGATCCCATGGGGCTCAGGCTCTCCTATGGCGTTCCGCCGGAGCAACTCGAGGTGGGCCTCGAGCGTGTCGTTGGCGTCCTTAACGGCTGGAACCGAAAGAATCGTCGTAGCAAGCGAAATAGAAGGGCTTAGACCCATGACTGCAATTGCTCCGAGAGAGGCGGTGATTCTTGCCGCCGGGTTTGGCTCGCGCCTGCGTCCGCTCACCGATCTGCGGCCGAAGCCGCTGGTCGAGGTCAACGGCACGCCGATCCTTCACAACGCCTTGCAGAACCTTGAGGCAGTCGGCGTAAGGGAGGTGACGATCGTTGTCGGCTATCGCAAAGACGCGATCCAATATTCCTGCGGCCGACGCTTCGGTGGGCTCGATATCAATTATGTCGAGTCGACGGTCTTCGACCGCACGGGCAGCGCCTATTCGCTGTGGTTGGCCCGGGATGCGCTTTTGGCCGGGGGCACCTATCTGCTCGAAGGCGACGTGTTTTTCGAACCGGAGGTGCTTCGCTACCTGACGCTGGACGACGCGGACAATGTCGCGGCCGTCGCGCCGTTCAGCCCGGAGATGGAAGGCTCGGCCGTCGTCCTGACGAACGGCGGTTACATTGCCGAAGTGCGGATGAAGCAGACGGCAGCGAATCTCAATGATAGTTCGCCGCCACTCTTCAAAACGATGAACCTGATCCGCTTTTCCGGAGAAGATTTGCGCCGGACGATAGTTCCGTATCTCAATGACATCATAAGCGCTGGAGCCGTCAAGTCGTATATCGAGGAGCTGCTGTCGAATCTCATCCAGCTGAAAGGGCTCCGGATCGCG
This window harbors:
- the aepX gene encoding phosphoenolpyruvate mutase; translation: MRNPGGNTSECVSTLRDLICTGDGPSFLMEAHDALSAAIAQRSGFKALWASGLSISSILGYRDANEASWTQVVDVVERMADAAEIPILVDGDSGFGNFNNARLLARKLRQHGASGVCLEDKAFPKMNSFVGDRHPLAEIGEFCGRLKAVKDQVPDPEFVLVARIEALIAGYSQQEALARANAYADAGADAILIHSCKSDAEEIFTFTRAWQNRLPVVIVPTKYHRTPVADYRAAGISTVIWANHNVRAAISAMRQVCDRIIQEESIAGVEGEVATLDELFELMNYGELSAANEKYLPRAVDGQGPQRGVPSKRMDGDAHVGATDKLV
- a CDS encoding phosphocholine cytidylyltransferase family protein, with the protein product MTAIAPREAVILAAGFGSRLRPLTDLRPKPLVEVNGTPILHNALQNLEAVGVREVTIVVGYRKDAIQYSCGRRFGGLDINYVESTVFDRTGSAYSLWLARDALLAGGTYLLEGDVFFEPEVLRYLTLDDADNVAAVAPFSPEMEGSAVVLTNGGYIAEVRMKQTAANLNDSSPPLFKTMNLIRFSGEDLRRTIVPYLNDIISAGAVKSYIEELLSNLIQLKGLRIAAGRCDSLKWYEIDNEADLRIAEAMFSTAREIAC
- a CDS encoding aminotransferase class I/II-fold pyridoxal phosphate-dependent enzyme, whose protein sequence is MLAQRTNLFRSSGTAAARAAAKAAADAGVEIVDLTAGEIWSDLAPTIRDGAIEAIRQGVNRYTDTIGSMELREALARKVSVETGQLWRADELAVTNGAKQALFNVAMTLINPGDQVIIPAPYWTTFPAQVQIAGGTPVHIDTRGNGYVPRIDDIQRVITPLTRAIVVNTPANPSGAVYDAETLSGIAQLAMDRDLWIIFDECYGPFTHDGHRHHPVVSLTPEVRTRTVIVNAFSKSLALTGWRVGYLVAPKELISAVKALQSHTTSNPNVVAQHAVLHHLREGDGAFEARLKCRLTAARQAGLTALSELQLVPIPEAQGGFYFYLDLSSLLRPTLANDDARTADDIVAALLAQAGVAGVSGTAFGDPMGLRLSYGVPPEQLEVGLERVVGVLNGWNRKNRRSKRNRRA